The Paraburkholderia hospita genome includes a window with the following:
- a CDS encoding ISL3 family transposase, with protein MLLTRLLNSCHHFPGFVYEGARLCERTHTIEIDVRPRKGSKPVCSCCNERGSGYDTLGERRFEFIPIWGFAVILLYSMRRVDCRQCGVKVETVPWAIGKHTLTKAYMLFLAQWARKLSWKETALSFRTSWEKVFNAVEWVVDWGLNHRELGTIRAFGVDEIQYGRGHQYLTLVYQIEAGCTRLLWVGQERTQESFAKFFAMIGKPLCEKVEFVCSDMWKPYLEMIARHCPNALNILDRFHIVAKMNKAIDEVRADEARRMTRDGYEPVLKKSRWCLLARRENLTGKQRVRLRDLLQYNLRSVRAYLLKEEFQQLWDYISPVWAGKFLDQWCKQVMRSRIEPMKKFARTVRSHRELILNYFRARKQFSSGVIEGLNNKAKVTMRKAYGFRTFRSTEIALYHALGKLPEPPSTHTFY; from the coding sequence ATGCTTTTGACCCGCTTGCTCAATTCCTGTCATCATTTCCCCGGATTCGTTTATGAAGGAGCGCGGCTGTGCGAAAGGACGCATACCATTGAGATTGACGTGCGCCCACGTAAGGGATCCAAACCAGTTTGTTCGTGCTGCAACGAGCGCGGAAGCGGCTACGATACGCTCGGAGAACGTCGCTTCGAGTTCATCCCGATCTGGGGTTTTGCCGTCATTCTGCTGTATTCGATGCGTCGTGTCGATTGCCGTCAGTGCGGCGTAAAGGTTGAGACGGTACCGTGGGCCATCGGCAAGCATACGTTGACGAAGGCATACATGCTGTTTCTGGCCCAGTGGGCTCGTAAGCTGTCGTGGAAAGAAACCGCGCTGAGTTTCCGGACCAGCTGGGAGAAGGTCTTCAATGCCGTGGAATGGGTAGTCGACTGGGGGCTGAATCATCGTGAGCTCGGGACGATTCGCGCTTTCGGCGTTGACGAGATCCAGTATGGCCGAGGGCACCAGTACCTCACGCTCGTCTACCAGATCGAGGCCGGCTGCACGCGACTGCTCTGGGTCGGACAGGAACGTACTCAGGAGAGCTTCGCGAAGTTCTTTGCGATGATCGGCAAGCCGCTGTGCGAGAAGGTCGAATTCGTGTGTTCCGACATGTGGAAGCCCTATCTCGAAATGATTGCGCGCCATTGTCCGAACGCCCTGAACATCCTCGACCGTTTCCACATCGTTGCCAAGATGAACAAAGCGATCGATGAGGTGCGCGCCGATGAGGCCCGGCGCATGACGCGTGATGGCTATGAGCCTGTTCTGAAAAAATCCCGCTGGTGCCTGCTCGCGCGACGCGAGAACCTTACTGGCAAACAACGTGTTCGCCTGCGTGACCTACTCCAGTACAATTTACGTAGCGTACGTGCCTATCTGCTCAAAGAAGAATTCCAGCAACTCTGGGACTACATCTCTCCTGTCTGGGCGGGCAAGTTTCTCGACCAGTGGTGCAAGCAGGTGATGCGCTCACGCATCGAGCCGATGAAGAAGTTTGCCCGGACCGTGCGCTCGCACCGGGAGCTGATCCTCAACTACTTCCGTGCCAGAAAGCAGTTCTCCAGCGGCGTCATCGAGGGGCTGAACAACAAGGCCAAAGTCACCATGAGAAAAGCGTACGGCTTCCGAACCTTCCGATCCACAGAAATCGCGCTCTATCATGCACTTGGCAAGCTTCCTGAGCCTCCATCTACCCACACTTTTTACTGA
- a CDS encoding DUF2442 domain-containing protein yields MEGAAVGVHFDSAHLFLDLSDGQAVSFPLDWFPVLQAATAAEREHFAISTDRQQLFWPEIDEDVNVPALLSFQSERAGRHCASREEAFPDWPPG; encoded by the coding sequence ATGGAAGGTGCTGCCGTGGGCGTGCACTTCGACAGCGCACACCTGTTTCTCGACCTGTCCGACGGTCAGGCCGTTTCATTCCCGCTGGACTGGTTTCCGGTCCTCCAGGCGGCGACAGCTGCGGAACGCGAACACTTCGCCATCTCGACGGACCGCCAGCAACTCTTCTGGCCGGAAATCGACGAGGACGTCAACGTCCCCGCCCTGCTTTCATTCCAGTCCGAACGTGCGGGGCGCCACTGTGCTTCGCGAGAGGAGGCCTTCCCGGATTGGCCGCCCGGCTGA
- a CDS encoding response regulator yields the protein MSITHLRNQSGVRRAGAPRILVVDDYRGAAIATATYLSMDDMDARVVGGCGDALEAVKNWLPDVVLLDVWMPQRDGFETAEAIRRCAPGPGPVIVAYTCADEAFVMANPASKSFDGYCRKGTSPLELVLIVKSLFATALAH from the coding sequence ATGTCGATTACTCACTTACGTAACCAAAGCGGAGTACGTAGAGCCGGTGCACCACGCATTCTGGTCGTCGACGACTATCGCGGCGCTGCTATCGCTACTGCGACGTATCTCTCGATGGATGATATGGACGCCCGTGTGGTTGGTGGATGCGGCGACGCCTTGGAAGCAGTCAAAAACTGGTTGCCGGATGTGGTTCTCCTGGACGTCTGGATGCCGCAGCGCGACGGCTTCGAAACCGCGGAAGCAATCAGACGTTGTGCCCCGGGTCCCGGTCCGGTTATCGTCGCCTACACGTGCGCTGATGAAGCATTTGTTATGGCGAATCCGGCTAGCAAGAGCTTCGACGGGTATTGCAGGAAAGGCACCTCTCCTCTGGAACTTGTTCTCATCGTGAAGAGCCTTTTCGCAACGGCTCTCGCACACTGA
- a CDS encoding diguanylate cyclase domain-containing protein, producing MIAFRTSARLPQLDRRRSREPLHQASLPRKRRRVPFEQLSFPYLLSTGPTANIGASVGIAFANRDDSFELLMKRADTALYEAKQAGKGTFRFSTFDPAAIGVAADRALRP from the coding sequence ATGATTGCGTTTCGCACGTCAGCTCGACTGCCGCAACTCGATCGACGTCGGTCAAGGGAACCGTTGCACCAGGCTAGCTTACCCAGGAAACGGAGACGCGTACCGTTCGAGCAACTGTCGTTCCCCTATCTGCTGTCGACGGGCCCGACTGCGAACATCGGCGCCAGCGTGGGCATTGCCTTTGCAAACAGGGATGATTCCTTTGAACTGCTAATGAAACGCGCTGACACTGCGTTGTACGAGGCAAAGCAGGCGGGCAAGGGAACGTTTCGTTTCTCCACCTTCGACCCGGCGGCCATCGGGGTAGCCGCTGACCGCGCGCTCCGGCCATAA
- a CDS encoding tetratricopeptide repeat protein, translated as MSGWRFVPVVAALVMLSGESWAKPYVPESDAVVLEHLPEKNDPALAQLKRMRATLMMDPRNLNLAVSVARRALEAGRRLGDPRFFGQAQAALAPWWGGEDVPPAALLLRATLKQSQHDFEGSIADLDRLLAAHPALAQARLTRATVLAVRGRYADALHDCEQLKGHVVPIVLIGCDATSASLTGNAAGAYGALVQVLAQGVGNLDVREWASTLAAEIAARRGDFDAAERHFRDALALDPRDAYLQGAYADFLLDRGRPRELLPLLRDATKNDALLLRLALAEQQLPELRESFAVHREDLSVRFDAARRRGDSLHRREEARFRLTVEHDAKVALNLARENWLVQREPSDLRILIEAARAAGDADALKIASDWVAATHLEDAAIVTLLRARQ; from the coding sequence ATGTCGGGTTGGCGATTCGTACCGGTGGTAGCCGCACTTGTCATGCTCTCGGGCGAGAGCTGGGCGAAACCGTATGTACCCGAAAGCGACGCAGTGGTGCTCGAACACCTCCCGGAAAAAAATGATCCGGCGCTCGCGCAACTGAAGCGCATGCGCGCGACGCTGATGATGGACCCGCGCAATCTCAACCTCGCAGTGTCCGTCGCACGTCGCGCTCTCGAAGCGGGGCGAAGGCTGGGCGATCCGCGCTTCTTCGGCCAGGCGCAGGCGGCGCTAGCGCCGTGGTGGGGCGGAGAGGACGTACCGCCGGCCGCGTTATTGCTTCGCGCGACGCTCAAGCAAAGCCAGCATGATTTCGAAGGCTCGATTGCCGATCTGGACCGGTTGCTGGCCGCGCATCCAGCGCTCGCGCAGGCGCGACTGACGCGCGCCACAGTGCTCGCCGTGCGCGGACGCTACGCGGACGCGCTGCACGATTGCGAACAACTGAAGGGACACGTTGTCCCTATCGTCCTCATCGGGTGCGATGCGACATCGGCGAGCCTGACCGGCAACGCAGCCGGCGCATACGGGGCGCTCGTGCAGGTTCTTGCGCAAGGGGTCGGCAATCTGGACGTGCGCGAGTGGGCGTCGACGCTCGCCGCGGAAATTGCCGCTCGCCGCGGCGACTTCGATGCAGCCGAGCGACATTTCCGCGACGCACTTGCGCTCGACCCGCGTGACGCTTATCTGCAGGGCGCGTACGCCGATTTTCTGCTGGACCGTGGTCGTCCGCGGGAGTTGCTGCCGCTTTTGCGTGACGCTACGAAAAACGACGCGCTACTGCTTCGTTTAGCGCTGGCCGAGCAACAGCTGCCGGAATTGCGCGAGTCATTCGCTGTGCACCGTGAGGATCTCTCGGTGCGCTTCGACGCTGCGCGTCGTCGCGGGGATAGCCTGCATCGCAGAGAGGAAGCGCGCTTTCGTCTCACTGTGGAACATGACGCCAAAGTGGCACTCAATCTCGCGCGCGAAAACTGGTTGGTCCAGCGCGAGCCGTCAGATCTGCGCATTCTGATCGAAGCCGCGCGTGCGGCCGGCGATGCTGATGCCCTAAAGATCGCATCCGACTGGGTCGCTGCAACGCATCTCGAAGATGCGGCGATCGTCACGCTGCTGCGGGCGCGGCAATGA
- a CDS encoding HupE/UreJ family protein: protein MRRVVLAFALALLMAPAFAHKASDAYLTLERSGQVLRGQWDIALRDLDNALGLDENGDGDITWGEVRARKRDIAAYALAHLQVSSVGKFCALEPTGQLIDSHTDGAYAVLTFTGQCPRASPTLSIDYRLFEDLDPQHRGLLNFVEDGKSRSVVFSADAPHRIVGNDTGGWLTQFAMYLNEGVWHIWTGYDHVLFLLSLLLPAVLIRERHAWQPGTSFRRAFIDVTKVVTAFTVAHSITLTLAALSIVVLPSRLVESGIALSVVLAALNNLFPRVANGRWMAAFGFGLLHGLGFAGALHDLGLPAGSLALSLAGFNLGVEAGQLAIVFVYLPLAFSLRATWAYRRVVLAGGSAVTATIAMIWLVERALNVAIFGSLAARL, encoded by the coding sequence ATGAGACGCGTCGTCCTCGCCTTTGCGCTCGCGTTGCTGATGGCGCCCGCGTTTGCGCATAAGGCAAGCGACGCCTACCTCACGCTGGAGCGCAGTGGGCAAGTGCTGCGCGGTCAGTGGGATATCGCGCTACGCGATCTCGACAACGCGCTCGGGCTCGATGAGAACGGCGACGGAGACATCACGTGGGGTGAAGTACGTGCGCGAAAGCGCGATATTGCGGCGTATGCGCTTGCACACCTCCAGGTGTCCTCCGTCGGCAAGTTTTGTGCGCTCGAACCGACCGGGCAACTGATCGACTCGCACACTGATGGCGCCTACGCGGTGCTGACGTTCACCGGACAATGTCCGCGGGCGAGCCCAACACTTTCTATCGATTACCGGCTGTTCGAAGACCTTGATCCCCAACATCGGGGACTTCTCAACTTCGTCGAGGACGGCAAGAGCCGAAGCGTTGTATTTAGCGCCGACGCGCCGCACCGCATCGTCGGCAACGATACCGGCGGGTGGTTGACGCAGTTCGCGATGTATCTGAACGAAGGCGTCTGGCACATCTGGACCGGCTACGATCACGTCCTGTTCCTGCTCTCGCTGCTGCTGCCTGCAGTGCTGATTCGTGAGCGGCATGCCTGGCAGCCCGGCACATCGTTTCGCCGGGCATTCATCGATGTCACCAAGGTTGTGACGGCGTTTACGGTGGCGCACTCGATCACACTCACGCTCGCGGCGCTATCGATCGTCGTGCTGCCTTCGCGGCTCGTTGAATCGGGCATCGCCTTGTCGGTAGTGCTGGCGGCGCTGAATAACCTGTTTCCGCGCGTGGCGAACGGACGCTGGATGGCGGCGTTCGGCTTCGGGCTGCTGCACGGATTGGGCTTCGCAGGTGCGCTGCACGACCTCGGCTTGCCGGCCGGTTCGCTTGCGCTGTCGCTCGCCGGATTCAATCTTGGCGTCGAAGCAGGGCAACTCGCCATCGTATTCGTTTATCTGCCACTGGCGTTCTCGTTGCGGGCAACCTGGGCATACCGGCGCGTGGTGCTTGCCGGCGGCTCAGCGGTGACCGCGACCATCGCCATGATCTGGCTAGTCGAGCGCGCACTTAACGTCGCCATATTTGGCTCGTTAGCTGCCCGTTTATAA
- a CDS encoding DUF4331 domain-containing protein yields the protein MTSIARIMGVVALCAAALWSSGTYAASHREAPLIANDPTADNTDFYMFRSWTNPNNVVFILNVIPMQDPGAGPNYFNFGDDVIYRINVDTNGNGKADDLVYEIRFKTELRGPLANQLPLSYAALPPITALDGPGSDGLIPRQSYTVTQVRHGERTDLGTRSMFAVPSNVGPLTMPNYEALAAQGIYSLANGGKVFAGQRGETFYIDLGAVFDTVNLRRTPPVLTAAEDANDHVNPFGNDTFSGFNVSTIAIEVPISTVTSRPNGIIGAYVSTMRHEGRGMSGDEYNVGPWVQVSRMGNPLVNELVIGTDTKDKWNMTNPANEAQFLGFYLNSRLATALNLRFGLTMPTTNRTDLVNVLLKYPFQPQTGTCGARDCSELLRLNLGVSPTPPAQQRRLAVLAGDNAGWPNGRRPNDDVTDIALRVIAGRLTGASTGNLLLGDGVNFNIGAEGSNLTANGIYTVFPYLPTPHDGRNRRHIDCGEAGANPC from the coding sequence ATGACATCTATTGCCCGCATCATGGGGGTCGTAGCGCTTTGCGCCGCTGCGCTTTGGAGCAGTGGGACGTACGCTGCCAGTCATCGCGAGGCACCCCTGATTGCAAACGACCCGACCGCCGACAACACCGACTTTTACATGTTCCGGAGTTGGACGAACCCTAACAATGTCGTTTTCATTTTGAACGTGATTCCCATGCAGGACCCTGGCGCTGGACCGAATTATTTCAATTTCGGCGATGACGTGATTTATCGCATCAACGTCGACACCAATGGCAACGGCAAGGCCGACGACCTGGTCTACGAAATCCGCTTCAAGACCGAATTGCGCGGGCCCCTGGCGAACCAGCTGCCGCTGTCATACGCCGCACTACCGCCGATCACTGCGCTCGACGGACCGGGCTCGGACGGCCTGATCCCGCGCCAGAGCTACACGGTGACGCAAGTGCGTCACGGCGAGCGCACTGACCTCGGTACCCGGAGCATGTTCGCGGTCCCGTCCAACGTGGGCCCGCTAACGATGCCCAATTACGAGGCGTTAGCCGCACAAGGTATCTACTCGCTGGCGAACGGCGGCAAGGTCTTCGCCGGCCAGCGCGGGGAGACGTTCTACATTGACCTAGGCGCAGTGTTCGATACGGTGAATCTGCGCCGCACGCCACCTGTGTTGACAGCGGCGGAAGATGCCAACGATCACGTGAATCCTTTTGGCAACGACACATTCTCCGGCTTCAACGTCAGCACCATTGCGATCGAAGTCCCGATCAGCACGGTGACATCCAGGCCCAATGGCATAATCGGCGCGTATGTGTCCACAATGCGTCATGAAGGCCGCGGAATGAGTGGCGATGAGTACAACGTCGGACCTTGGGTGCAGGTGTCCCGCATGGGCAATCCACTCGTCAACGAACTGGTCATTGGGACCGATACGAAAGACAAATGGAACATGACCAATCCGGCCAACGAAGCGCAATTCCTCGGTTTCTATCTCAACTCCAGGCTGGCGACCGCACTCAACCTCCGGTTCGGCTTGACGATGCCGACGACCAACCGGACCGATCTGGTAAACGTGCTTCTCAAGTATCCATTTCAACCGCAGACTGGGACTTGCGGCGCACGCGATTGCTCGGAGCTTTTGCGGCTTAACCTGGGTGTTTCTCCGACACCACCTGCGCAGCAGCGTCGCCTTGCCGTTCTTGCCGGGGACAACGCCGGCTGGCCCAATGGGCGGCGCCCGAATGACGATGTGACCGATATCGCGCTGCGGGTCATTGCGGGCCGGCTGACAGGCGCGTCGACGGGCAACCTGTTGCTGGGTGATGGCGTGAACTTCAACATCGGTGCCGAAGGCAGCAACTTGACCGCGAACGGCATCTACACGGTCTTCCCCTACCTGCCGACACCGCACGACGGGAGAAATCGCCGCCACATCGACTGCGGTGAAGCGGGTGCCAATCCCTGCTGA
- a CDS encoding PAS domain-containing sensor histidine kinase, with amino-acid sequence MTMVLAAAAIGLEAVFIVLLLIRQARRRHAEQEWATSGECMNATAESANTGMSGWHVKRDKVRETVRRAPQRTHGFLKEYCATPADGRIGWVATRERGHHAREREAKVQGASIDVIERKRVEESLRESEARFRAMADTAPVMIWMSDPARLCTFFNKPWLDFTGRTLEQEMGNGWSEGVHPDDLGRCMDVYVTSFDARKDFTMEYRLRRRDGEYCWILDTGVPQLGDDGAFLGYIGSCIDITDRRQVEEKFRRALEFLPIAILMVDQQGRIVLANEKTEKLFGYRRDELSGKPATMLVSQLLGGSDSTPQATLSSIAQSGAVGAPRDLFARRKDGTEFLIEAGLNSLRIEDEVALLAVIVDRSERYELYRNQQELAHVTRVSTMGELAASLAHELNQPLTAIQINAQAAQRFMATDAVDLAEVREILNDIVRDNDRASEVIRRIRALVKKGEREIASLDPAAVIRDVVLLLHSDAILRGVRVSLDIDANLPRVRGDKVQLQQVMLNLLLNAFDAMESRPASDRVVAVFITLESPRIVRVAVRDRGPGLSSDQPAMIFKPFFTSKREGLGLGLSISRSIIEMHGGRLWAENNADQGATFYFTLPVGDATQPDGLQP; translated from the coding sequence ATGACAATGGTCCTCGCCGCCGCTGCCATTGGGTTGGAAGCCGTGTTCATCGTGCTGCTGCTTATACGCCAGGCGCGGCGCCGGCATGCTGAGCAAGAGTGGGCGACGAGCGGGGAATGCATGAACGCCACTGCGGAATCAGCAAACACCGGAATGTCGGGTTGGCACGTTAAGCGCGACAAGGTGCGCGAGACCGTGCGGCGTGCCCCTCAGAGGACACACGGATTCCTCAAAGAGTATTGTGCGACTCCTGCCGATGGCCGCATTGGCTGGGTTGCGACGCGTGAGCGCGGACATCACGCCCGCGAGCGGGAGGCCAAGGTGCAGGGAGCCTCAATCGACGTTATCGAGCGCAAGCGAGTGGAGGAATCGCTGCGGGAAAGCGAAGCGCGCTTCCGCGCGATGGCGGACACGGCTCCAGTGATGATCTGGATGTCGGATCCGGCTCGGCTGTGTACGTTTTTCAACAAGCCATGGCTGGATTTTACGGGCCGCACGCTTGAGCAGGAAATGGGCAACGGGTGGTCAGAAGGCGTGCACCCGGACGATCTAGGGCGGTGCATGGATGTTTACGTAACGTCTTTTGACGCGCGCAAGGATTTCACGATGGAATACCGTCTGCGAAGACGGGATGGCGAGTATTGCTGGATCCTCGATACCGGCGTGCCGCAGTTGGGCGACGACGGCGCGTTTCTAGGCTATATCGGTTCTTGCATCGACATCACCGACCGCAGACAGGTGGAAGAAAAATTCAGGCGCGCTCTGGAGTTCCTGCCGATTGCGATTCTTATGGTTGATCAACAAGGCCGGATCGTGCTGGCCAACGAGAAGACCGAAAAGCTCTTTGGGTATCGACGTGACGAGCTGAGCGGAAAGCCTGCGACGATGCTCGTTTCGCAGTTGCTGGGCGGCAGCGACTCCACGCCGCAAGCCACGCTTTCCTCCATAGCACAGTCTGGGGCGGTCGGGGCACCTCGCGATCTGTTCGCGCGGCGCAAGGACGGAACCGAGTTCCTGATCGAAGCCGGACTCAATTCGCTCCGCATCGAGGATGAGGTGGCTTTGCTCGCGGTCATTGTCGACAGATCCGAGCGGTATGAACTTTACCGTAACCAGCAGGAACTGGCCCATGTGACGCGCGTATCGACGATGGGCGAACTTGCGGCGTCGCTCGCGCATGAACTGAACCAGCCGCTTACCGCGATCCAAATCAACGCGCAGGCCGCGCAGCGGTTTATGGCAACCGATGCGGTTGATCTGGCCGAAGTGCGCGAGATACTGAACGACATTGTCCGGGACAACGACCGCGCGAGCGAGGTGATTCGACGGATTCGCGCGCTCGTCAAGAAAGGCGAGCGGGAAATCGCGTCGCTCGATCCTGCCGCTGTGATCCGCGACGTTGTGCTGCTGCTGCATAGCGACGCGATCCTGCGCGGCGTGCGCGTGTCACTCGACATCGATGCCAATCTGCCCAGAGTGCGCGGCGACAAGGTGCAGTTGCAGCAGGTCATGCTCAATCTCTTGCTAAACGCGTTCGATGCAATGGAAAGTCGTCCGGCTAGCGACCGCGTGGTGGCCGTGTTCATCACGCTCGAGAGTCCCCGGATAGTGCGCGTCGCGGTGCGCGATCGCGGGCCCGGCCTATCCAGCGACCAGCCCGCGATGATCTTCAAACCGTTTTTTACCTCAAAGCGCGAAGGCCTTGGCCTCGGATTGTCGATCAGCCGCTCGATTATCGAGATGCACGGCGGGCGGCTTTGGGCGGAAAATAACGCGGATCAAGGCGCGACGTTTTACTTCACGTTGCCCGTTGGGGACGCCACGCAGCCGGACGGCTTGCAACCGTAG
- a CDS encoding IS3 family transposase (programmed frameshift), protein MNRIPKAVYTKEFREEAVKLALTEGVGVSEAARRLSIPMKSLANWVRAAKAGKLKTVGQGQKPLTDLEMELNRVKRELAEVKMERDLLKKFGGLLREGVAVKYGVIEQMRRDYPVPPMCRLLGVSTSGYYAWLKRPPSSRTQQEPRLEAEILAAHQRTRETFGAERLQKDLTEHGVQVGVHRIKRLRKKLGLRCKQKRKFKATTNSKHDLPVAPNQLNQNFSVSAPNQAWCGDITYIATDEGWLYLAGLKDLFSGELVGYAMNERMTKHLVMQALFRAVASHRPSPGLIHHTDRGSQYCAHAYQNLVSQFGMQASMSRRGNCFDNAPIESFWGTLKSELVYHRRFATRQQAQQEITEYIEIFYNRQRTQARLDYLSPAAFTQRFYLNKIAA, encoded by the exons ATGAATCGGATCCCGAAAGCGGTCTACACGAAGGAATTTCGCGAAGAGGCAGTCAAGCTCGCGCTGACGGAAGGCGTCGGCGTGTCGGAAGCGGCACGCCGGTTGTCGATCCCGATGAAGTCGCTGGCGAACTGGGTGCGCGCCGCGAAAGCGGGCAAGCTGAAGACGGTTGGGCAAGGGCAAAAACCACTGACTGACCTGGAGATGGAACTGAACCGCGTCAAACGGGAGCTGGCGGAAGTGAAGATGGAGCGCGATCTGTTAAAAAAGTTTG GCGGCCTACTTCGCGAAGGAGTCGCGGTGAAGTACGGCGTGATTGAGCAGATGCGACGGGACTACCCGGTGCCGCCGATGTGTCGGCTGCTGGGTGTGTCGACCAGCGGCTACTATGCATGGCTCAAACGGCCACCCTCGTCCCGTACGCAACAGGAACCCCGTCTGGAAGCAGAAATCCTCGCCGCGCACCAGCGCACGCGGGAGACATTCGGCGCTGAACGACTGCAGAAAGATTTGACAGAACATGGTGTGCAGGTTGGCGTGCATCGCATCAAGCGATTGCGCAAGAAGCTTGGATTGCGTTGCAAGCAGAAGCGCAAGTTCAAAGCGACAACCAATTCGAAGCACGACCTGCCAGTCGCGCCGAACCAACTGAATCAGAATTTCTCGGTGAGCGCGCCGAACCAGGCGTGGTGTGGAGACATTACGTACATCGCAACCGACGAGGGCTGGCTGTACCTGGCCGGGCTCAAGGACCTGTTCAGCGGAGAGCTGGTCGGCTATGCGATGAACGAGCGTATGACCAAGCATTTGGTGATGCAGGCGCTGTTTCGGGCGGTCGCGTCGCACCGACCATCGCCTGGCCTGATTCACCACACCGACCGCGGCAGTCAATATTGTGCGCACGCGTACCAGAACCTTGTTAGCCAGTTCGGCATGCAAGCATCGATGAGCAGACGAGGAAACTGTTTTGATAATGCACCGATCGAATCATTTTGGGGGACGCTGAAGAGCGAGCTGGTCTATCATCGACGGTTCGCCACTCGGCAGCAGGCGCAGCAAGAGATCACGGAATACATCGAGATCTTTTATAACCGGCAGCGGACACAAGCGCGGCTTGACTACCTGTCTCCCGCCGCGTTCACGCAGCGTTTCTACTTGAACAAGATCGCTGCTTAA
- a CDS encoding WD40/YVTN/BNR-like repeat-containing protein — protein sequence MSDRLLVATRKGLFVMQAEGKGGWTLGEPCFVGEPVSMVLPDPRDGTLYAALNLGHFGVKLHRRRAGVEHWEECAVPVYPPQPADETRTRDGANASADTGADNASAAMPSPPPPPWTLQQIWSLETGGPDEPGVLWAGTIPGGLFRSDDGGDTWVLNRALWDRPERCEWFGGGYDAPGIHSVMVDPRDSRHVTIGVSCGGVWQTHDGGATWRVSAEGMEADYMPPERRGDANVQDPHRVVQCPASPDALWTQHHCAIFRSTDGATHWQRIEAQPSSFGFAVAVHPREPDTAWFVPAVKDQCRIPMDGQFIVTRTRDGGRTFERFSNGLPAVPAYDLVYRHGLAVDDSGTRLAMGSTTGSLWTSDDGGESWQLISAHLPPVYCVRFG from the coding sequence AAGCCGAGGGCAAGGGCGGTTGGACGCTCGGTGAGCCGTGCTTCGTCGGCGAGCCGGTGAGCATGGTGCTGCCTGATCCGCGCGACGGAACGCTGTATGCCGCTCTCAATCTCGGCCACTTTGGCGTGAAGCTGCATCGCCGGCGCGCGGGCGTGGAGCATTGGGAAGAGTGCGCTGTCCCCGTCTACCCGCCCCAGCCTGCCGACGAGACGCGCACCCGTGACGGCGCGAACGCGAGTGCGGATACCGGCGCGGACAATGCGAGCGCCGCCATGCCCAGCCCGCCGCCCCCTCCCTGGACGCTTCAGCAAATCTGGTCGCTCGAAACCGGCGGCCCGGACGAGCCGGGCGTCTTGTGGGCCGGCACGATTCCAGGCGGGCTTTTTCGTTCCGACGATGGCGGCGACACATGGGTGCTCAACCGCGCGCTGTGGGATCGCCCGGAGCGCTGCGAATGGTTCGGAGGGGGCTACGACGCGCCGGGCATCCATTCTGTGATGGTCGATCCGCGCGACAGCCGGCATGTGACGATTGGTGTGTCGTGCGGCGGCGTATGGCAAACCCATGACGGCGGCGCGACCTGGCGCGTGAGTGCCGAGGGCATGGAGGCCGACTACATGCCGCCGGAGCGGCGCGGTGATGCCAATGTGCAAGACCCGCACCGCGTCGTGCAATGTCCGGCAAGCCCGGATGCGCTGTGGACGCAGCATCACTGTGCGATTTTCCGCTCAACCGACGGCGCGACACACTGGCAGCGGATCGAAGCGCAGCCATCGAGCTTCGGCTTCGCGGTTGCCGTACATCCGCGCGAGCCGGACACTGCGTGGTTCGTGCCTGCCGTGAAAGACCAGTGCCGCATCCCGATGGACGGTCAGTTCATAGTCACGCGCACACGCGACGGCGGCCGCACGTTCGAGCGTTTCTCGAACGGGTTGCCGGCCGTACCGGCGTATGACCTGGTGTATCGCCACGGGCTTGCTGTAGACGACTCCGGCACGCGCCTTGCGATGGGGTCGACCACCGGCTCGCTATGGACGTCCGACGACGGCGGCGAAAGCTGGCAATTGATTTCAGCGCATTTGCCACCTGTTTATTGTGTTCGGTTTGGGTGA